A stretch of Gossypium hirsutum isolate 1008001.06 chromosome A06, Gossypium_hirsutum_v2.1, whole genome shotgun sequence DNA encodes these proteins:
- the LOC121230294 gene encoding LOW QUALITY PROTEIN: calcium-transporting ATPase 1-like (The sequence of the model RefSeq protein was modified relative to this genomic sequence to represent the inferred CDS: inserted 1 base in 1 codon) yields the protein MESYLNENFGDVKPKNSSEEALERWRKLCWIVKNRKRRFRFTANLSKRFEAEAIRRSNQEKFRVAVLVSQAALQFIHGLNLSSEYDAPEEVKAAGFQICADELGSIVEGHDVKKLKIHGGVEDIAAKLSTSIVNGIPTSEHLVNKRKRIYGINKFTETPPRGFWVFVWEALQDTTLMILAVCALVSLAVGITVEGWPKGAYDGLGIVLSILLVVFVTATSDYRQYLQFRDLDKEKKKITVQVTRDGLRQKISIFDLLPGDIVHLAIGDQVPADGLFISGFSVLINESSLTGESEPVSANARNPFLLSGTKVQDGSCKMLVTTVGMRTQWGKLMATLSEGGDDETPLQVKLNGVATIIGKIGLXFAVVTFAVLVQGLFSRKLQDGTQWIWSGDDAMEMLEFFAIAVTIVVVAVPEGLPLAVTLSLAFAMKKMMNDKALVRHLAACETMGSSTSICSDKTGTLTTNHMTVVKTCFCGETKEVSTSNKSNHFRSAVPESAVKILIESIFNNTGGEVVNNKENKIEILGTPTETALLEFGLLLGGDFQAERKASKIVKVEPFNSAKKRMGVVIEFPEGGLRVHCKGASEIILAACDKVISSNGDVVPLDEPTTNHLKNTIEQFASEALRTLCLAYMDVGTDFSVDSSLPLQGYTCIGIVGIKDPVRPGVKESVAICKSAGITVRMVTGDNINTAKAIAREIGILTDDGIAIEGPVFREKSEEELYELIPKIQVMARSSPMDKHTLVKHLRTSLGEVVAVTGDGTNDAPALHEADIGLAMGIAGTEVAKESADVIILDDNFSTIVTVAKWGRSVYINIQKFVQFQLTVNVVALIVNFTSACLTGNAPLTAVQLLWVNMIMDTLGALALATEPPNDDLMKRSPVGRKGNFISNVMWRNILGQSLYQFVIIWFLQTRGKAAFHLDGPDSDLILNTLIFNSFVFCQVFNEISSREMEKINVLKGILKNHVFVAVLSCTIIFQIVIVEFLGTFASTSPLTVQQWFVSVCLGFLGMPIAAALKLIPVGSN from the exons ATGGAGAGTTATTTGAACGAGAACTTTGGAGATGTGAAGCCAAAGAACTCATCTGAAGAAGCTTTAGAAAGATGGAGGAAGCTTTGTTGGATCGTTAAGAATCGTAAGCGAAGGTTTCGATTTACTGCTAATCTTTCCAAGCGTTTTGAAGCTGAAGCTATTCGTCGCTCTAAtcag GAAAAATTTAGGGTTGCAGTTTTGGTTTCACAAGCTGCTCTTCAATTTATCCATG gctTAAACTTGTCTAGTGAATATGATGCACCTGAAGAAGTTAAAGCAGCTGGTTTTCAGATTTGTGCTGATGAGTTGGGATCTATTGTTGAAGGTCATGATGTGAAGAAGTTGAAAATTCATGGTGGGGTTGAGGATATAGCAGCCAAGCTCTCTACTTCAATTGTTAATGGTATTCCTACTTCTGagcatttggtaaataaaaggaAACGTATTTATGGAATTAATAAGTTCACGGAAACCCCTCCACGAGGTTTCTGGGTTTTCGTATGGGAAGCCCTTCAAGATACAACCCTCATGATATTAGCTGTTTGTGCCCTTGTCTCTCTTGCTGTTGGTATTACAGTGGAAGGATGGCCAAAGGGTGCCTATGATGGTCTTGGAATTGTTTTGAGCATTCTTCTTGTTGTGTTTGTCACTGCCACAAGTGATTATAGACAATATTTGCAGTTCAGAGATTTAGAcaaggagaagaaaaaaataacGGTTCAGGTTACCAGAGATGGACTGAGGCAGAAAATATCAATATTTGATCTACTTCCTGGTGATATTGTTCATCTTGCCATTGGAGATCAGGTCCCAGCTGATGGACTCTTCATTTCGGGGTTTTCCGTTTTGATAAATGAATCCAGTTTAACGGGAGAGAGTGAACCAGTTAGTGCAAATGCAAGAAACCCTTTTCTCCTCTCTGGAACCAAAGTGCAGGATGGGTCATGCAAGATGCTTGTGACTACTGTTGGGATGAGAACTCAATGGGGGAAACTAATGGCCACCCTTAGTGAAGGTGGAGATGATGAAACCCCATTGCAGGTTAAACTGAATGGAGTAGCCACAATTATTGGTAAAATAGGTC TTTTTGCTGTTGTGACATTTGCTGTTCTAGTACAAGGATTGTTTAGCCGCAAGCTACAAGATGGCACACAATGGATTTGGTCTGGAGATGATGCGATGGAAATGTTGGAATTTTTCGCTATTGCCGTTACAATTGTTGTTGTTGCTGTTCCTGAGGGGCTGCCTTTGGCTGTGACATTAAGCCTTGCTTTtgccatgaagaagatgatgaatgacAAGGCACTCGTTCGCCATCTGGCTGCTTGTGAGACAATGGGATCCTCTACAAGTATTTGCAGCGATAAAACAGGTACGCTGACTACTAACCACATGACTGTTGTGAAAACATGCTTTTGTGGGGAAACCAAGGAAGTGAGCACCTCCAACAAGAGTAATCATTTTAGATCTGCAGTTCCTGAATCTgctgtgaaaattttaattgagtcCATATTTAATAACACCGGAGGAGAAGTCGTTAataacaaagaaaacaaaattgagaTACTGGGAACACCAACAGAAACTGCTCTTTTAGAATTCGGGTTATTGCTTGGTGGGGATTTCCAAGCAGAACGGAAAGCATCTAAAATTGTGAAAGTTGAGCCTTTCAACTCTGCAAAAAAGAGAATGGGTGTAGTTATAGAGTTTCCGGAAGGAGGTCTCCGAGTGCATTGTAAGGGTGCTTCTGAAATAATCTTAGCTGCATGTGACAAAGTAATAAGCTCAAATGGTGATGTTGTTCCCCTGGATGAACCAACCACCAATCATCTAAAGAATACAATTGAGCAATTTGCTAGTGAAGCTCTTCGAACTTTATGCCTTGCTTACATGGATGTAGGAACTGATTTTTCTGTTGATAGCTCCCTTCCTCTTCAAGGGTACACTTGTATAGGCATTGTCGGCATCAAAGACCCTGTACGCCCTGGTGTTAAGGAGTCTGTTGCAATATGTAAGTCTGCTGGTATTACTGTCCGAATGGTCACTGGAGACAATATTAACACTGCTAAGGCTATTGCAAGGGAAATTGGAATTTTAACTGATGATGGTATAGCAATTGAAGGTCCAGTTTTCCGGGAAAAATCTGAAGAGGAATTGTATGAACTTATTCCTAAAATACAG GTAATGGCTCGATCTTCACCTATGGATAAACATACTCTTGTTAAACACCTACGAACCTCACTTGGAGAAGTAGTTGCTGTGACTGGAGATGGTACAAATGATGCCCCTGCACTTCATGAAGCTGATATTGGGCTTGCAATGGGCATTGCTGGGACTGAG GTGGCCAAAGAAAGTGCAGATGTCATAATCCTAGATGATAACTTCTCTACAATAGTAACTGTCGCTAAATGGGGACGTTCGGTTTATATAAATATCCAAAAATTCGTTCAGTTTCAACTTACTGTCAACGTGGTCGCCCTAATTGTAAACTTTACTTCAGCCTGTTTGACCG GAAATGCTCCGCTCACTGCTGTTCAACTTTTGTGGGTCAACATGATCATGGATACGTTAGGGGCACTTGCATTAGCTACCGAGCCTCCTAACGATGACTTGATGAAGAGATCGCCAgttggtaggaagggaaacttcaTCAGTAATGTAATGTGGAGGAATATTTTAGGGCAGTCTTTATATCAGTTTGTGATTATATGGTTTCTTCAGACCAGAGGAAAGGCTGCTTTTCATCTCGATGGCCCGGATTCCGATCTGATACTGAACACTCTTATTTTCAACTCATTTGTCTTTTGCCAG GTTTTCAACGAAATTAGCTCTAGAGAGATGGAAAAGATTAATGTTCTCAAAGGCATACTGAAAAACCACGTGTTTGTGGCCGTGCTAAGTTGCACTATCATATTCCAAATTGTGATCGTTGAGTTCCTCGGTACCTTTGCAAGCACTTCTCCTCTCACAGTACAGCAGTGGTTTGTCAGCGTCTGCCTTGGATTCCTTGGGATGCCGATTGCTGCTGCTTTGAAGTTGATTCCCGTAGGATCAAACTGA